A stretch of Lathyrus oleraceus cultivar Zhongwan6 chromosome 6, CAAS_Psat_ZW6_1.0, whole genome shotgun sequence DNA encodes these proteins:
- the LOC127098268 gene encoding aluminum-activated malate transporter 14, whose product MRVLTAETNNRTMRSSSHWKSFYSFADKVKRFPGLTRRTIWKVGKDDPRRILHSLKVGLTLSLVSLLYLMEPLFKGIGTNAMWAVMTVVVVMEFTVGGTLCKGLNRGLGTLLAGSLAFFIRYLADIPGQIFRAILIGAAVFLLGAVATYVRFIPYIKKNYDYGVLIFLLTFNLIIVSSYRVDNVWTIGKDRMTTITIGVGLCLVMSILVFPNWSGEELHKSTISKLEGLANSIEVSVMEYFYDSEKQANEDDSCEDPIYKCYEAVLDSKAKDETLAMQANWEPRYSRICHRIPWQQYTKVGASLRHFSYTVVALHGCLQSEIQTPRSIRDLYKDSCIKLAQEVSKVLRIMANSIRKKHQFSVQILSSNLNEALQDLDNALKSQPQLLLGSRNGGSRTPRSPKTPKTPRTPNSYKHEEETRTSLSRVKSDCCSPTGSKSKEHSREQTKEGQVHMKVLRPQLSKIIITSLKFSEALPFAAFTSLLVEMVAKLDHVMDRVEELGRMSHFREFEDDDDDESIVVTCERPKTNIVDNELPSYGAE is encoded by the exons ATGAGAGTTTTAACGGCTGAAACAAACAACAGAACTATGAGAAGCTCAAGTCATTGGAAATCATTTTACAGTTTCGCTGATAAAGTGAAAAGATTTCCAGGTTTAACGAGAAGGACAATTTGGAAAGTTGGCAAAGATGATCCAAGAAGGATACTCCATTCACTGAAAGTTGGTTTGACTTTATCACTTGTATCTTTGTTGTATCTAATGGAGCCATTGTTCAAAGGGATAGGAACAAATGCTATGTGGGCTGTCATGACTGTAGTTGTGGTGATGGAGTTCACTGTAG GGGGAACCTTATGCAAAGGACTAAATAGAGGATTGGGAACTTTGTTAGCAGGATCATTGGCATTTTTTATTCGGTATCTTGCGGATATACCTGGTCAGATTTTTCGAGCAATTCTTATCGGTGCTGCAGTTTTTCTTTTAG GAGCAGTAGCTACGTATGTGAGGTTCATTCCTTATATAAAAAAGAATTATGATTATGGCGTTTTGATATTTCTGTTGACCTTTAATTTGATAATTGTATCAAGTTACCGCGTCGATAATGTCTGGACCATTGGAAAAGATCGCATGACCACCATAACTATAGGTGTTGGTCTTTGTCTTGTGATGAGCATATTGGTATTTCCAAACTGGTCAGGGGAAGAACTCCATAAATCCACCATATCTAAGCTTGAAGGCTTAGCCAACTCTATAGAAG TTTCTGTCATGGAATATTTTTATGATTCTGAAAAACAAGCAAATGAAGATGATTCATGCGAGGATCCTATTTACAAGTGCTACGAGGCCGTTTTAGACTCTAAAGCTAAGGATGAAACACTT GCAATGCAAGCAAATTGGGAGCCGAGATACTCAAGAATCTGCCACAGGATCCCATGGCAGCAATACACAAAAGTAGGAGCTTCTCTTCGTCATTTTAGTTATACCGTTGTAGCACTACATGGATGTCTTCAGTCTGAAATTCAG ACACCAAGGTCAATCCGTGATCTATACAAAGATTCTTGCATCAAACTTGCACAAGAAGTATCAAAAGTACTAAGGATAATGGCCAACAGCATAAGGAAAAAGCATCAATTTTCCGTTCAAATACTCTCAAGCAATCTCAATGAAGCTTTACAAGACCTTGACAATGCCTTGAAATCCCAGCCCCAACTCTTACTAGGCTCGAGGAATGGTGGAAGTCGAACACCCAGATCCCCTAAAACTCCCAAAACCCCTAGAACTCCAAACTCTTACAAACATGAAGAAGAAACTAGAACCTCATTATCAAGAGTTAAAAGTGATTGTTGTTCCCCAACTGGAAGTAAATCCAAAGAGCATTCTCGAGAGCAAACAAAAGAAGGACAAGTACATATGAAGGTTTTGAGGCCGCAACTTAGTAAGATTATCATCACTAGCCTCAAGTTCTCAGAAGCACTACCTTTTGCTGCTTTCACTTCATTGCTAGTGGAGATGGTAGCAAAACTAGATCATGTTATGGATAGAGTTGAAGAGTTGGGCAGAATGTCACACTTTAGAGAATTcgaagatgatgatgatgatgagagTATCGTTGTGACCTGTGAGAGACCAAAAACGAATATAGTTGATAATGAATTACCTTCATATGGAGCAGAATAA